Below is a genomic region from Marinobacter salarius.
TTGCCACCGCGTTCGAAAAAGCCTTCGACGGTACCCGCGAAATCGTCTTCTGGCGCCTGTATGGCCGTGTACTCCAGCTGCTCGCCGGTTTGGCGGGCAAACAGGCTATGAATGCGGGGAGATTTGCTGTGACTGATAGGGTTACCCACCACGGCGTAAAGATCGTTATGCATCGACATTCTCCAGCCAATCCCGTCCAGTAAGAAAATAGTCCGTCAGCCGGGCTTCTTCCGAGCCGGGCTCCGGAACGAAGGCATATTCCCAGCGCACCAGCGGCGGCAGCGACATCAGAATGGATTCGGTACGGCCACCGGACTGCAGGCCAAACAGAGTGCCCCGGTCGTAGACCAGGTTGAACTCCACGTAGCGACCGCGGCGATAAAGCTGGAAATCACGCTCGCGATCACCCCAGGCCAGGGCTTTGCGACGTGCCACAATAGGCTCATAGGCATCGATAAAGCTGTCCCCGACAGATTGCATCAAGGCAAAATCACGACGGAAGTCCCCGGTGTTGTGGTCGTCGAAGAACAACCCTCCCACGCCCCGGGGTTCGTCCCGGTGCTTGAGGTAGAAATAGTTGTCACACCAGTGCTTGTACTCGCGATAGAGTTGGTCGCCGAAAGGATCACAGGCGGCTTTCGCGACCCGGTGCCAATGGACACAATCCTCGTCGAAGCCGTAATAGGGCGTAAGATCATAGCCCCCGCCAAACCAATAGACCGGCTCTGCATCCTCGGGGGTCGCAACAAAAAACCGGACGTTGGCGTGAGACGTGGGTACGTAGGGGTTCGAAGGGTGCATGACCAGAGACACCCCCATGGCTTGCCAGGGCGCACCCGCCAGGTGGGGCCGATGCGCGGTGGCTGACGCAGGCATGGTCTCGCCCATCACATGGGAGAAGTTTACACCGCCTTTCTCGAACACCTCGCCATCGGTGATCACCCGGCTGATGCCACCTCCGCCTTCGGGCCTGTCCCAGGCATCGGTTTCGAAAACGCCCCTGCCATCGACCGCAGCCAGCCGTTCGCAGATCTGATCCTGCAGGCCAAGCAGGTATTGTTTCACGGCATGGCTGTCGGGGTGCTGAAAAGGGTGCTGAGACATGGGAACTCCTAGCGCAGTTGCTTTCCGCTGACGATATCGATGATACGGCTGGGTTGACGGTTACCGCCCAGTTCTCCCGGCACCAACCAATCCAGTTGGCCCTCGAAGTAACGACGCACCTGCCAGGAGCTTCGGGCCGGCTGGCGCCCTGCCGGATTACAGGAGGTAGAGACCAGGGGAAAGCCGGCCGCCTCGCACAGCGCGCGCACAACCGGATGGTCACTGACCCTGACAGCGATGGAGCTATGAAGACCTCGAACCTGTTGAGGGATTTGCTTGCGGACATCCGGCAGAAGACAGGTGACCGGGCCGGGCCAATGACTCATCGCCTGGCGCTGCTGCTGCTTCGGCAGCGGGTCGAGCAGAAACCGTACCTGATCGACAGACGCCGCCACAAGGATCAGTCCCTTCTCCATCGGGCGCTGCTTGAGCGACAGGACTCGTTCAACGGCGTCCTGGTCCCACGGATCGCAACCCAGCCCCCAGACGGCTTCCGTGGGATAGGCAATGACCCCGCCACCAAAGACGGTGCGGCGGGCGCAATGAAGGTGCCAGTCGGACAAAGGTTGCTGTGGTGATTTCATGAAATCTTCAAGTCTTTAAACGCGGCTCAGGCAATCCGTTGAAACCCTCCCGGCGCAGAATCCACCAACCCCTGTAACTCCAGGAGAAGCAGCGACTGCATCAACTGATCGGCGGGAAGGCCGGTCACTGAACACAAATCATCGGTTGACTGCGGATCATACCCTAAAGCCTCCAGCACCGCGATTTCCCGGGAGTCCAGGTTTTCTGTCGCCGGCCCATGCATGACCACCGAAGAGGGATTGCCCTCGTTCTGACCGGTCCACCAACCGCCCAGTTCCTCGCAGATATCGTCCACGGTTTCCACCAGTTTCGCACCCTGGCGTATCAGGTGATGGCAACCACGGGCCAGGGGATTGTGGACCGAGCCTGGAATGGCAAAGACCTCCCGCCCCTGCTCCAACGCCAGTCGCGCGGTGATCAGGGAGCCGCTTTTGAGTCCCGCCTCCACCACCAGGATGCCACGGCTGAGACCGCTGATAATCCGGTTTCGGCGGGGGAAATGGCCCGCCTTGGCGGACGTACCCGGCGGGTATTCGGACACAATCACCCCCTCACCGGCGATGCGTTCACTGAGCGTGCGGTGGCGATAGGGGTAGGGTTTATCAACACCATTGCCAATCACCGCGACGGTCGGGAAGCCGGCATCCAGGGCGCCGGCATGGGCGGCGCCGTCCACCCCCAGAGCCAACCCGCTGGTCACCAGCAGGCCTTTTTGGCCAAGCGCCGCGGCAAAGGAGCGGGCGTGTTCCAGCCCCGCCCGGGTGGCGTTGCGGCTCCCCACAATACCGATCTGATCGCGCCCCAGCAGGGAGCGATCACCGCGCACATAGAGCACCAGTGGCCCATCGTGAATATGCCTGAGAGGCTCGGGGTAGTCGGCATCGGCGATGGTCAGGATAGCCGTGCCAGTCCTCAGGCAATTCCGGTATATGCCGTCGGCGTTGGCGACCACAGGGTGAGCGTTATCCTGGCGGCGCCATGCTTCGAGAGCAGCGATCGTTTCCGCCGCCAAACCCAGTGCTTTCAGCGTGGCGGCGTTATGGGTCAGGAGTTGCCGGAAATCGGGAAGCTGTTCGAGGATCGCCTGCTGACGACGGGCTCCGAATTTCGGCAGACAGGACAGGAATATCCAGAATCCGTGTTCCGATTGGAACAGGTTCGGGACAGACAGGGAGTCGGTAGCGAGGGGCATGGCATCCTTCCGTGGATCAAGGTTGGGTATCGGGGCTTGCCTTCCTGGCAAGCCGGAGGTGAATTATGCCATAAAAAAAGGAGCCGGCGATGCGGCTCCCTTTCTACGGACGTTTTACGTTGTGATCAGCTCAGGGATTGGTCACCTTGTCA
It encodes:
- the hemF gene encoding oxygen-dependent coproporphyrinogen oxidase, producing MSQHPFQHPDSHAVKQYLLGLQDQICERLAAVDGRGVFETDAWDRPEGGGGISRVITDGEVFEKGGVNFSHVMGETMPASATAHRPHLAGAPWQAMGVSLVMHPSNPYVPTSHANVRFFVATPEDAEPVYWFGGGYDLTPYYGFDEDCVHWHRVAKAACDPFGDQLYREYKHWCDNYFYLKHRDEPRGVGGLFFDDHNTGDFRRDFALMQSVGDSFIDAYEPIVARRKALAWGDRERDFQLYRRGRYVEFNLVYDRGTLFGLQSGGRTESILMSLPPLVRWEYAFVPEPGSEEARLTDYFLTGRDWLENVDA
- a CDS encoding L-threonylcarbamoyladenylate synthase, whose amino-acid sequence is MKSPQQPLSDWHLHCARRTVFGGGVIAYPTEAVWGLGCDPWDQDAVERVLSLKQRPMEKGLILVAASVDQVRFLLDPLPKQQQRQAMSHWPGPVTCLLPDVRKQIPQQVRGLHSSIAVRVSDHPVVRALCEAAGFPLVSTSCNPAGRQPARSSWQVRRYFEGQLDWLVPGELGGNRQPSRIIDIVSGKQLR
- the dprA gene encoding DNA-processing protein DprA codes for the protein MPLATDSLSVPNLFQSEHGFWIFLSCLPKFGARRQQAILEQLPDFRQLLTHNAATLKALGLAAETIAALEAWRRQDNAHPVVANADGIYRNCLRTGTAILTIADADYPEPLRHIHDGPLVLYVRGDRSLLGRDQIGIVGSRNATRAGLEHARSFAAALGQKGLLVTSGLALGVDGAAHAGALDAGFPTVAVIGNGVDKPYPYRHRTLSERIAGEGVIVSEYPPGTSAKAGHFPRRNRIISGLSRGILVVEAGLKSGSLITARLALEQGREVFAIPGSVHNPLARGCHHLIRQGAKLVETVDDICEELGGWWTGQNEGNPSSVVMHGPATENLDSREIAVLEALGYDPQSTDDLCSVTGLPADQLMQSLLLLELQGLVDSAPGGFQRIA